In Perognathus longimembris pacificus isolate PPM17 chromosome 3, ASM2315922v1, whole genome shotgun sequence, a single window of DNA contains:
- the Cabp1 gene encoding calcium-binding protein 1 isoform X2, whose translation MRQEEKSSYAVVQTSEEGLEAGGELHGPLLMLAQNCAVMHNLLGPACIFLRKGFENRQPDRSLRPEEIEELREAFREFDKDKDGYINCRDLGNCMRTMGYMPTEMELIELSQQINMNLGGHVDFDDFVELMGPKLLAETADMIGVKELRDAFREFDTNGDGEISTSELREAMRKLLGHQVGHRDIEEIIRDVDLNGDGRVDFEEFVRMMSR comes from the exons ATGCGCCAGGAAGAAAAGAGCAGCTACGCGGTGGTTCAGACCAGTGAGGAGGGGCTGGAGGCTGGTGGTGAGCTCCATGGACCACTCCTGATGCTGGCCCAGAACTGCGCTGTCATGCACAACCTGCTGGGCCCCGCCTGCATCTTCCTGCGCAAGGGCTTCGAGAACAGGCAGCCT GACAGATCACTGCGACCAGAGGAGATCGAAG AGCTCCGAGAGGCCTTCCGAGAATTTGATAAGGACAAAGATGGTTACATCAACTGCCGGGACCTGGGGAACTGCATGCGTACCATGGGCTACATGCCCACTGAGATGGAGCTCATTGAGCTGTCCCAGCAGATCAACATGAACC TGGGTGGCCATGTGGACTTTGATGACTTTGTGGAGCTAATGGGACCTAAACTCCTGGCAGAGACAGCAGATATGATTGGAGTAAAGGAACTGCGGGATGCCTTTCGAGAG TTTGACACCAATGGTGATGGGGAGATAAGCACCAGTGAATTGCGAGAGGCTATGAGGAAGCTTCTGGGTCATCAAGTGGGACACCGAGACATAGAAGAAATTATCCGAGATGTAGATCTCAATGGAGATGGACGAGTCGACTTTGAAG AGTTTGTCCGGATGATGTCCCGCTGA